The DNA segment CTCCTCGTTGAACGCCGCGAGCACCTGTTCCGCCGTACTGACCGCGACGTTCTCCTGGGCGGCCTCGGTCGAGGCGCCCAGATGCGGCGTAACGATCACGTCCTCGACGTCGAGCAGGGGGTTGTCGGGCGAGACCGGCTCCTCCGCGAAGACGTCGATCGCCGCGCCCGCGAGCGTGCCGTCCTCGACCGCGCGTGCGAGCGCCGCCTCGTCGACGACGCCACCGCGAGCGCAGTTGACGAGGTAGCCGCCCTCGAGCCGGGCGAGCTCGTCGTCGCTGATGAGGTCCTCCGTCTCGGGCGTCAGCGGCGTGTGGACGGTGAGGAAGTCCGCCCGGTCGAGACACGCCTCGAACTCGACGAGCTCCGCACCCAACCGGTCCGCGCGGTCCTCGGAGATGTACGGATCGTAGGCGACGAGATCCATCCCCAAGCTGCGCAGGCGTTTCGCGACCTCCTGGCCGACGCGGCCGAGACCGACGATCCCCAGCGTCTTGTCGTTGACCTCGGTGCCGAGGAAGTCGCCCTTCGCCCACTCGCCGGCCTTGAGCCGGGCGTGGGCCTGCGGGATCGAGCGCGCCGACGCGAACGTCATCGCCACGGTGTGTTCGGCGGCGGCCCGGACGTTGCCCTCGGGGGCGTTAGCGACGATCACGCCGTGTTCGGTCGCGGCGTCGATGTCGATGTTGTCGACGCCGATGCCCGCCCGGCCGACGATGATCAGGTCCTCGCCCGCCGCGAGGACCTCCTCGGTGACTTGGGTGCCCGATCGGACGATCAGCCCGTTGACGTCGCCGATCGCGTCCACGAGCGGGTCGCCGTCGAGCTCGTAGTCCGTGACGACCTCGTGGCCGCTCTCGCGCAGCCGTTCGAGCCCCGCATCCGCGATGGGGTCCGTGACCAGAATCCTCATGTCCGAGAGGTTCCACCCGTCGAGGTTAACGCTTGTGTCATCGGCAGCGCTGGCCCCTCGGGACGGGAATCGGTACCGATGCTCGTTACGGATCGATGGCGCGGGAGCGCTAGTTCGACGGTATGGCCGACGCCTTCGGTCGGATGGTCGAGGACTTCCACAGGGAACGGCTCGTCGAGCACCCGATCTACCGCCGTGACGACGGACGGGTGGACGGGGCACACCTGGAGGGATACTTCGCCGGGTACGACGACTGGAGCTCGCTCGCGTCCGGTCGGATCCGGACTCGCCTACCGGCGGTTCCGCGTCGAGTACGACGGCTGCGTGGGTCCGTGGATCGACCTGCTGACGGCGGGTGAACGGGTGCTGGAAGCGTTCGAGACGCCGTGGACGGTCGAGTCGACGTTGCGAAGCGAGGGCGATACGTATGCCGTCGTGCTGGTCCGCGACGCGTGAGCCGCGAGACGGCCGCCGGTCCGTTGCCGGCGAGGAGCCGTCCGCCAGCTGACGGGGCGGAACTGACAAGTGTCTCAGGCACCTGCTGGTGGCTACTATGGCCGTCCCGAAGTTGGGATCGATCCCCGGAAGCGACGTGGTAAGCAGGACGCTCGGCCGGCTCGGTCGGCTGTTTACGAGCGGCGATGGAAACCGGGACGAGGAGCCGAGCGAGTGGCGACGCGTCGAGCGCACCCGCGATCGGACGAAGTGGCGCAACGGGGAGACCGGACAGCTCGTCGTCTGCAAGCGCCAGTACGAGGACGAGTGGACGGCGAAGGCCAAACCCGCGCTCGTCGACGGCGAGCCGGTCGATCTCAGTCTCACCGCCGGACCGACCTCTCGGGAGATCGCCGAGTTCCTCGCCCGCCAGTACATGGCCCACGAGCTCGTGCTCGCGCCGGTCACCGCCATGCGGCCGCGCTGGCACTGACGCCGGCGAGATCCGGACCGAGAGGGCAGCCTTCAAACCCCCCGGGTTCGAACCCCGGCCAATGACCCTTGTCGCGTTCGACTTCGACGGGACGCTCTCGGATTCGGAGATGACCGTGCTGCTCGGCGAGCGCCTCGGCGTCGCCGACGAGATGGCCGAGATCACCGAGCGCGC comes from the Halalkalicoccus sp. CG83 genome and includes:
- the serA gene encoding phosphoglycerate dehydrogenase: MRILVTDPIADAGLERLRESGHEVVTDYELDGDPLVDAIGDVNGLIVRSGTQVTEEVLAAGEDLIIVGRAGIGVDNIDIDAATEHGVIVANAPEGNVRAAAEHTVAMTFASARSIPQAHARLKAGEWAKGDFLGTEVNDKTLGIVGLGRVGQEVAKRLRSLGMDLVAYDPYISEDRADRLGAELVEFEACLDRADFLTVHTPLTPETEDLISDDELARLEGGYLVNCARGGVVDEAALARAVEDGTLAGAAIDVFAEEPVSPDNPLLDVEDVIVTPHLGASTEAAQENVAVSTAEQVLAAFNEEPVLNALNAPSIDESAFPRVRPYIEIAETAGTIATQLLDGRIESVDVRYEGEIAEEEIDLVTASALKGVFSPLEWQVNAVNAPQIAEDRGVEVTETKTHQSEDFRSAITVSVGDGEETLDVMGTLFAGDDPRIVRIDGFRVDAIPHGHMLISRNYDEPGVIGLVATTLGDNDVNIAGMFNARESIGGEAITVYDLDEKVPEEVIDRLEADERIIEARYITLDGADAVRRTL